The Desulfoscipio gibsoniae DSM 7213 genome contains a region encoding:
- a CDS encoding TlpA family protein disulfide reductase, with amino-acid sequence MKPKLITVLVVAVIVAAGLWLTSEDKNQDAVDYPNTKLAGEVALSLPDGPKQKALQSDQVPPDFYIIKENQTQDNQVEQPDQQISTLSELKGKYVFINFWNTWCPPCQEEMPDLNKLYLNYGRKNVEFLFINIASQEKSVDDVETFLMNNNYSTPVYLDRRGEVAGAYGVPGVPSTVIIDPQGQVVYAAGGPITYDSAESLLGF; translated from the coding sequence GTGAAGCCCAAATTAATCACTGTGTTGGTGGTGGCCGTTATTGTAGCCGCAGGATTATGGCTGACCTCGGAAGATAAAAATCAGGATGCTGTAGATTATCCAAACACTAAGCTGGCTGGCGAGGTGGCGTTAAGTTTGCCCGATGGGCCAAAACAAAAAGCACTGCAGTCCGACCAAGTACCTCCTGATTTCTATATTATTAAAGAAAACCAAACTCAGGATAACCAGGTAGAACAACCGGATCAGCAAATATCTACTTTATCCGAACTAAAAGGTAAGTATGTATTTATCAATTTTTGGAACACCTGGTGCCCGCCCTGCCAGGAAGAGATGCCTGATTTAAATAAACTTTATTTGAACTATGGTCGGAAGAATGTGGAGTTTTTGTTTATCAATATAGCCAGTCAAGAAAAGTCTGTTGATGATGTGGAAACCTTTTTAATGAACAATAATTACTCCACGCCGGTATATCTGGATCGCCGGGGGGAGGTAGCCGGTGCATATGGTGTGCCGGGGGTTCCTTCCACGGTAATAATTGACCCCCAGGGGCAAGTAGTTTATGCCGCAGGGGGGCCGATCACTTACGACAGCGCCGAATCTTTGCTGGGTTTTTAG
- the hypF gene encoding carbamoyltransferase HypF has protein sequence MEDIIARQISITGIVQGVGFRPFVYNLARSFNLCGTVCNTGRGVLVQVEGPSDSVERFTGALRANPPFLARIDCWEIASRPFQGFVGFTIIDTRGDATGESVVPPDVAICPDCRREVMEPSDRHYQYPFTNCTNCGPRFTIVKNLPYDRPGTAMAGFIMCPACVSEYHDPANRRFHAQPVACPDCGPRVTLVDRYGEKLKGSWLDETRRLLVAGKIVAVKGLGGFHLACNAMDASAVQRLRRRKGRPARPQAVMCRDMATVREHCLVSKGEEKLLCSPAAPIVVLERKTSSTLPRVLAPGLNSIGVMLPYTPLHVLLMQNGPAVLVMTSGNRSGLPLVKDNRQALTELGDVADYFLLHDRDIINRCDDSVVWLVDGHLQFMRRSRGYVPQPVVVPQVAEIDENVEALGSQPAIRPEEVPGASRPQAVKPVESRSFAVEKTGRVIKGKAVDHEITVLGAGGDMKNTFCLLEGGRAYLSQHIGSVDVLEGADNYQASLAGFSRLIQAQPLVAGYDLHPDYYSSRMARALVPTAIAVQHHHAHMAACMAEHGLEGQVIGVILDGTGYGLDGCIWGFEVLQGDYLDFSREWHLEYTPLPGGERAVRNPWMTAVAYLLTALGERGRAVAEKLFPDRFSELNIIEKMLRSGINSPLASSCGRFFDAVAALLGICQVNTYDGQAAVELGELAPAYIDSVMFSEKPSQLDRSQLALIPYPYNLNSGIIETGATIEALVLDIEHGCAPAIIARCFHDTIISMVVQAVEQVRCQSGLNRVVLSGGCWYNRYMLRAVCKLLGDQGYHVYRHTKIPTGDGGISLGQAMVASRKQGDGSLADPKDAH, from the coding sequence GTGGAGGACATTATAGCCAGGCAAATTTCCATAACCGGTATTGTGCAGGGAGTGGGGTTCAGGCCTTTTGTATACAACCTGGCCCGGTCTTTTAATTTATGCGGTACGGTGTGCAACACGGGCCGAGGGGTGCTGGTGCAGGTGGAAGGACCGTCGGATAGCGTGGAGCGGTTTACCGGTGCACTGCGAGCCAATCCACCCTTTTTGGCCCGGATTGACTGCTGGGAGATAGCCAGCCGCCCTTTCCAGGGGTTCGTCGGTTTTACCATTATTGATACCAGGGGCGATGCTACGGGGGAATCGGTGGTGCCTCCGGATGTGGCCATTTGCCCGGATTGCCGCCGGGAGGTTATGGAACCGTCTGACAGGCATTACCAGTACCCCTTCACCAACTGTACCAACTGTGGTCCCCGGTTTACAATAGTAAAAAATTTACCCTATGACCGGCCGGGCACTGCCATGGCCGGTTTTATCATGTGCCCTGCTTGCGTATCCGAGTACCATGACCCGGCTAACAGGCGTTTCCACGCTCAGCCCGTAGCCTGTCCGGATTGCGGTCCCCGGGTGACGCTGGTGGATCGGTATGGAGAGAAATTAAAGGGCAGTTGGCTTGACGAAACCCGGCGGTTGCTGGTGGCGGGTAAAATAGTCGCTGTCAAAGGGCTGGGGGGATTTCACCTGGCCTGCAACGCAATGGATGCCTCAGCTGTGCAGCGCTTGCGCCGCCGTAAGGGGCGGCCGGCAAGACCTCAGGCGGTGATGTGCCGGGACATGGCTACGGTTCGGGAACATTGCCTGGTGTCTAAGGGGGAAGAGAAGCTGCTGTGCTCTCCGGCAGCTCCTATTGTGGTGCTGGAGAGAAAAACATCTTCAACCCTGCCCCGGGTTCTGGCCCCCGGCCTAAATAGTATTGGAGTAATGCTCCCCTATACCCCGCTGCACGTTTTACTTATGCAAAATGGACCGGCAGTACTGGTTATGACCAGCGGCAACCGCAGCGGTCTGCCGCTGGTAAAGGACAACCGGCAGGCACTCACCGAACTGGGCGATGTGGCGGACTATTTTCTGCTGCATGACCGGGATATCATTAACCGGTGCGATGATTCGGTGGTTTGGCTGGTTGACGGGCATCTACAGTTCATGCGGCGTTCCCGGGGATATGTGCCGCAGCCTGTGGTGGTTCCCCAGGTTGCCGAAATTGACGAAAATGTTGAGGCGTTGGGCAGCCAACCAGCTATTAGGCCGGAAGAAGTACCCGGTGCAAGTCGCCCACAGGCTGTTAAGCCGGTGGAATCTCGTTCTTTTGCAGTTGAGAAAACCGGGAGGGTCATTAAGGGTAAGGCGGTTGATCATGAGATAACCGTCCTGGGGGCGGGAGGGGATATGAAGAACACCTTCTGCTTGTTGGAGGGGGGTCGGGCTTATCTCAGCCAGCACATTGGATCAGTGGATGTGCTGGAAGGTGCGGACAATTACCAGGCTAGCCTGGCCGGCTTTAGCCGCCTGATACAGGCGCAGCCCCTTGTGGCGGGGTATGACCTGCACCCTGACTACTACAGCTCCAGGATGGCCCGGGCGCTGGTGCCTACCGCTATTGCCGTGCAGCACCACCACGCCCATATGGCCGCTTGCATGGCCGAGCACGGCCTGGAGGGACAGGTTATCGGCGTCATTTTGGACGGCACGGGGTACGGGCTGGACGGGTGCATCTGGGGCTTTGAGGTGCTGCAGGGTGATTACTTGGATTTTTCCCGGGAGTGGCACCTGGAATATACGCCTTTACCCGGCGGCGAGCGTGCTGTGCGCAACCCGTGGATGACCGCCGTTGCTTATTTGCTAACGGCGTTGGGGGAGCGGGGCCGTGCGGTGGCTGAAAAATTATTTCCCGACCGGTTTAGCGAATTAAACATTATCGAAAAAATGTTGCGGTCGGGTATTAACTCACCGCTTGCTTCTAGCTGTGGCAGGTTCTTTGATGCTGTGGCCGCATTATTGGGAATTTGCCAGGTAAATACATATGATGGTCAGGCGGCTGTTGAACTTGGGGAATTGGCGCCGGCTTATATTGATAGCGTTATGTTTTCGGAAAAGCCGTCGCAACTTGACCGCTCCCAGCTTGCCCTAATCCCGTACCCCTATAACCTGAACAGTGGTATAATCGAAACCGGCGCCACCATTGAAGCGCTGGTGTTGGATATTGAACATGGCTGCGCCCCTGCAATTATCGCCCGGTGTTTCCATGATACGATAATCAGCATGGTGGTGCAGGCGGTCGAACAGGTGCGCTGTCAAAGCGGCCTAAATCGGGTGGTTCTTAGCGGTGGTTGCTGGTATAACCGGTATATGCTAAGGGCAGTCTGTAAATTACTTGGTGATCAAGGTTATCATGTCTACAGGCATACTAAAATACCCACCGGCGACGGTGGCATCAGCCTGGGCCAGGCGATGGTAGCCAGCCGGAAGCAAGGGGATGGTTCTCTTGCAGACCCCAAAGATGCTCATTAA
- a CDS encoding NAD-dependent malic enzyme: MVMSLNITIRLKLANQPGTLVRVLAVIADEGGNLGSIDLVSAAPDHMVRELMVWFYERENLAGLINALEEIPGVQIVQVADRVFTKHLGGKIEIKAKREIHGREDLALVYTPGVARVSQAIEGDPEMAYRLTMKGNFVAIVTDGSAVLGLGNIGPQAALPVMEGKAILFKKFAGIDALPLCLNVHGTKEIIDTVIACAPTFGGINLEDIAAPQCFAIEEELSRLLDIPVFHDDQHGTAIVTVAGLLNALRVVDKRIDKVKIVVSGAGAAGVAISKMLLSTGARDIVVCDRKGAIVRDDMPEIDSKKWLARHTNERCVHGSLQEVIEGADVIIGVSGPGLLHRDDILRMKEKPIIFALANPEPEVDPKEILDVAGVIATGRSDFPNQINNVLAFPGVFRGALDCHARMINDEMCLAAAHVLADLVTPEQLSPEYIIPSVFNEDVCPAVSRAVQQAARNTGVSRRYLYEENEQGKLLNFMAT; encoded by the coding sequence ATGGTTATGTCCCTTAATATTACTATCCGTTTGAAGTTGGCCAACCAGCCCGGTACGCTGGTCCGGGTGCTGGCCGTGATTGCTGATGAGGGAGGCAATCTGGGATCTATAGATTTGGTTTCTGCTGCACCGGACCATATGGTCAGAGAGCTGATGGTTTGGTTTTATGAGCGAGAAAACCTGGCGGGGTTGATTAATGCATTGGAAGAAATCCCCGGCGTGCAGATAGTGCAGGTAGCCGACAGAGTTTTTACCAAGCATTTGGGCGGTAAAATTGAAATTAAAGCTAAAAGGGAAATCCATGGCCGTGAGGATTTGGCACTGGTTTATACCCCCGGGGTGGCCCGGGTTTCCCAAGCTATTGAGGGTGACCCCGAAATGGCTTACCGGCTGACTATGAAAGGTAATTTCGTGGCTATTGTGACTGATGGCTCGGCTGTATTGGGTTTAGGTAACATCGGGCCCCAGGCCGCTCTGCCGGTGATGGAGGGGAAAGCCATACTTTTTAAAAAGTTTGCCGGTATTGATGCTTTGCCCCTGTGCCTAAATGTGCATGGTACAAAGGAAATTATTGATACAGTGATAGCCTGTGCCCCAACCTTTGGTGGAATTAACCTGGAGGACATTGCCGCTCCCCAGTGCTTTGCCATTGAAGAAGAGTTGAGCCGGCTGCTGGATATTCCGGTTTTTCACGATGACCAGCATGGCACGGCCATTGTAACGGTGGCCGGGTTGCTCAATGCGCTGCGAGTGGTGGATAAGCGGATTGACAAAGTCAAGATAGTGGTGAGCGGTGCAGGCGCGGCCGGTGTGGCCATCTCTAAAATGCTCCTGTCTACGGGCGCGCGGGATATTGTGGTGTGCGACCGTAAAGGGGCCATTGTCAGGGATGATATGCCGGAAATAGATTCTAAAAAATGGCTGGCCAGGCATACTAATGAGCGCTGCGTGCACGGCAGTCTGCAGGAGGTTATCGAAGGAGCTGACGTAATTATTGGAGTTTCCGGCCCGGGACTGTTGCACCGGGATGATATATTGCGTATGAAGGAAAAACCAATTATCTTTGCCCTGGCCAATCCGGAGCCCGAGGTGGATCCCAAAGAGATACTGGATGTAGCCGGGGTTATCGCCACCGGGCGGTCTGATTTCCCCAATCAAATCAATAATGTACTCGCTTTTCCCGGTGTTTTCCGGGGGGCGCTGGATTGCCATGCTCGCATGATTAACGATGAAATGTGCCTGGCGGCGGCCCATGTGCTGGCGGATTTAGTAACCCCCGAACAGCTTTCCCCGGAGTATATTATCCCTTCGGTTTTCAATGAAGACGTTTGCCCGGCGGTGTCCCGGGCAGTGCAGCAAGCGGCCAGAAATACAGGCGTGTCCCGCAGGTATTTATACGAGGAAAATGAGCAGGGTAAGCTGCTTAACTTTATGGCCACCTAA
- a CDS encoding cytochrome c biogenesis CcdA family protein, with protein MNGLSSVSALTAFVFGGLSFLSPCVLPLLPGYLSFIAGTDITGAAAPSRRRAMWNSTGFVLGFSVLFVSLGAAASSAGQWLISNQTLLKQAAGIIIIIFGLHISEILPIKLFYRQVKWQPAQRFTGWLGAFFLGLSFAAGWTPCVGPVLASILLLATNTQTLYQGVTLLIWYSMGLAIPFLLAALGIGFVHSWLGKMNKVIPYINAVSGGLLIAMGVLLLLGLWDRLVLLLY; from the coding sequence TTGAACGGTTTGTCCTCTGTAAGTGCGTTAACTGCCTTTGTATTTGGCGGTCTTTCTTTTTTATCTCCCTGCGTACTGCCTTTGCTTCCCGGTTATCTTTCCTTTATTGCCGGTACCGATATAACCGGTGCTGCGGCACCCTCTCGCCGCCGGGCGATGTGGAACAGTACCGGTTTTGTGCTGGGCTTTAGCGTTTTATTTGTTAGTCTGGGTGCCGCGGCCAGCAGTGCCGGGCAGTGGCTGATCAGCAACCAGACCTTGTTAAAGCAAGCAGCGGGGATTATTATCATCATTTTTGGTTTGCATATCAGTGAAATATTACCTATCAAGCTCTTTTACAGGCAGGTCAAATGGCAGCCTGCCCAACGGTTTACCGGTTGGCTGGGGGCATTTTTTCTAGGGCTGTCTTTTGCCGCTGGCTGGACTCCTTGTGTAGGGCCGGTTTTAGCCTCTATTTTGCTGTTGGCCACAAACACACAAACGCTGTACCAGGGGGTGACACTGTTAATCTGGTACTCCATGGGGCTGGCCATTCCCTTTTTGCTGGCAGCCCTGGGCATTGGTTTTGTGCATAGTTGGCTGGGTAAAATGAATAAAGTAATACCTTATATTAATGCTGTCAGCGGCGGCCTTCTGATTGCTATGGGTGTATTGCTGCTATTGGGCTTGTGGGATAGATTGGTTCTGCTGCTTTATTAG